A genomic stretch from Verrucomicrobiia bacterium includes:
- a CDS encoding DUF3450 family protein, producing the protein MKWNTAVLGFLCGFAVTLGGHAQEQIADTRSALQKWVETRQMTSKLRADWAAERELLQESIKMFERESKNLDELIAKVDTGNEVARKEQAEQQKLEAEYKIAIERVKSLLDHLEKKTVTLAKTFPPPLAEKLDGFVKRIPEDPAATKLSAGQRMQALVAILAEADKFNGAISVVSELRKNAAGAEVQVRTMYLGLAQAYYADKSGQLAGVGLPSAEGWKWSDEPSLAPAIIKVIAIHESEQPVSFVTLPVKIQ; encoded by the coding sequence ATGAAATGGAACACTGCGGTTCTGGGATTTTTATGCGGGTTCGCCGTGACGCTCGGCGGGCACGCGCAGGAACAGATCGCTGATACGCGCAGCGCCCTGCAGAAATGGGTGGAGACACGCCAGATGACCTCCAAGTTGCGGGCCGATTGGGCTGCGGAGAGGGAGTTGCTGCAGGAATCCATCAAGATGTTCGAGCGTGAGTCCAAGAATCTCGATGAGCTCATCGCCAAGGTGGACACGGGCAATGAAGTGGCCCGGAAAGAACAAGCGGAGCAGCAGAAACTTGAGGCCGAGTACAAGATTGCGATCGAGCGGGTCAAAAGCCTTTTGGACCATCTGGAGAAGAAAACGGTGACACTTGCCAAGACGTTCCCGCCTCCGCTCGCCGAGAAGCTGGACGGTTTCGTGAAGCGCATCCCTGAAGATCCGGCCGCGACGAAGTTGTCTGCCGGTCAGCGGATGCAGGCGTTGGTCGCCATTCTCGCCGAGGCGGACAAATTCAACGGGGCCATTTCCGTGGTCAGCGAGCTGCGCAAGAACGCAGCGGGTGCCGAAGTGCAGGTGCGCACGATGTATCTTGGCCTGGCCCAAGCCTACTACGCAGACAAATCCGGCCAGCTCGCCGGGGTGGGCCTGCCTTCAGCGGAAGGCTGGAAGTGGAGTGATGAGCCCTCGCTGGCTCCGGCGATCATCAAGGTGATCGCCATCCATGAGAGCGAACAACCTGTCAGCTTTGTCACCTTGCCGGTGAAGATCCAATGA
- a CDS encoding MotA/TolQ/ExbB proton channel family protein, with the protein MKFRHVFFSGLLGLGLTLGVSAQDFNSVSSSAKADLEKALTELSALQKQVGEERIPIAQTLSKAEDTVLTKRKDYEKAQRSRDNELVDLNVLKDQVKKKREELDYLNGLLQEFSSLFESRLHISELQVYADQSREVRLKAENPDLSIQSRLELQMGFVDRAIERLNHLSGGHTFDASVLGASGVKEKGKVTLLGPVAIFASAQGGGLVDRQVGSLEPAVISLDPTLTGGIKTVVETGSGGLPLDASLGNALKIEATKDGFIEHIVKGGFVMYPIVGIALAALIVGIIKWFQLTSIPMASRRDLQLILDRLTKGNQQGALEHAETIKGPSGQLLATAVTHAQESKEYIEEVLYERMLNVKPVLEKMLPFIALTAATAPLLGLLGTVTGMITTFNMISVFGTGDPKTLSGGISEALITTEWGLYVAIPALLIHSVLSRKVKAIMGDMEQMSVAFINGVPEQIPAEPVK; encoded by the coding sequence ATGAAATTTCGCCACGTTTTTTTTAGCGGCTTGTTGGGGCTTGGCCTCACGCTGGGTGTTTCAGCCCAGGATTTCAACTCTGTCTCCAGTTCGGCCAAGGCCGATCTTGAAAAGGCGCTGACCGAACTTTCTGCTTTGCAGAAACAGGTGGGGGAGGAGCGGATACCGATCGCCCAGACTTTGAGCAAGGCCGAAGACACGGTGCTGACCAAGCGCAAAGACTATGAAAAAGCCCAGCGTTCCCGTGACAACGAACTGGTGGATCTGAACGTCCTGAAGGATCAGGTCAAGAAGAAGAGGGAGGAACTGGATTACCTGAACGGGCTGCTGCAGGAATTCTCCAGTCTGTTCGAGTCACGTCTGCACATCAGCGAGCTTCAGGTCTATGCCGATCAATCCCGCGAGGTCCGGCTCAAGGCGGAGAATCCCGATCTTTCGATCCAGTCGCGCCTGGAGTTGCAAATGGGATTCGTGGACCGTGCCATCGAACGTCTCAATCATTTGAGCGGCGGTCACACGTTTGACGCAAGCGTCTTGGGGGCATCCGGGGTCAAGGAGAAGGGCAAAGTGACGTTGCTTGGTCCGGTGGCCATCTTTGCGTCGGCACAAGGCGGAGGCCTGGTTGATCGGCAGGTGGGATCGCTGGAGCCGGCGGTGATCAGTCTGGATCCGACGCTTACCGGCGGCATCAAGACAGTGGTGGAAACGGGCAGCGGCGGCCTGCCCTTGGATGCGTCGTTGGGCAACGCGTTGAAAATTGAAGCGACGAAGGACGGTTTCATCGAGCACATCGTGAAGGGTGGTTTTGTGATGTATCCGATCGTGGGCATCGCCTTGGCCGCACTGATTGTGGGTATCATCAAGTGGTTCCAGTTGACCTCCATACCCATGGCTTCCCGCCGGGATTTGCAGCTCATCCTTGATCGCCTGACCAAAGGCAACCAGCAGGGCGCGCTGGAACATGCTGAAACAATCAAGGGCCCTTCCGGACAGCTTCTCGCCACGGCGGTCACCCATGCCCAGGAAAGCAAGGAATACATCGAGGAAGTCTTGTATGAGCGCATGCTGAACGTGAAACCAGTATTGGAGAAGATGCTGCCTTTCATCGCACTGACGGCCGCCACGGCTCCCTTGTTGGGCCTTTTGGGAACGGTGACGGGCATGATCACCACGTTCAACATGATCAGTGTGTTCGGCACGGGCGATCCGAAGACCCTTTCCGGCGGCATCTCGGAAGCTCTTATCACAACGGAGTGGGGGCTTTATGTGGCGATTCCCGCATTGCTGATCCATTCAGTTCTGTCCCGCAAGGTGAAGGCGATCATGGGAGACATGGAACAGATGTCCGTCGCCTTCATCAACGGCGTGCCTGAGCAGATACCGGCTGAACCGGTGAAGTGA